One window of Desulfarculus baarsii DSM 2075 genomic DNA carries:
- a CDS encoding YicC/YloC family endoribonuclease, translated as MIKSMTGYGRGQSTALDGQWIVEIRTVNSRFLDIHLRAPSGLAALEDRIKKFLAARLSRGRVSITISASGAAEPVPRLVLNRPLFKQYRQIVRELEQELGVSGNGNVWPYINCREMILTMDADPDMDVYWAQLEPAMLAALDELDAMRAAEGDSLRRDFLERLERLEGFFGQAAARSPQIVENYRQRLTERIGKLLDEGRADPERLALEVAIIADKCDITEEAVRAASHLEQFRAFLEAGEPVGRKLDFLLQELNREANTMGSKSPDAQASAMVVEMKAELERLREQVQNIE; from the coding sequence GTGATTAAATCGATGACCGGCTATGGACGCGGCCAATCCACCGCCTTGGACGGGCAGTGGATCGTCGAGATCCGCACCGTCAACTCGCGTTTTCTGGACATCCATCTGCGCGCGCCCTCGGGACTTGCCGCCCTGGAGGACCGCATCAAGAAGTTCCTGGCCGCCAGGCTCTCGCGGGGGCGGGTCAGCATCACCATCAGCGCCAGCGGCGCGGCCGAACCCGTGCCCCGGCTGGTGCTCAACCGGCCGCTGTTCAAGCAATATCGCCAGATCGTGCGCGAATTGGAGCAGGAACTTGGCGTCAGCGGCAACGGCAACGTCTGGCCCTACATCAACTGCCGCGAGATGATCCTGACCATGGACGCCGACCCGGACATGGACGTCTACTGGGCCCAACTGGAGCCGGCCATGCTGGCGGCCCTGGACGAACTGGACGCCATGCGCGCCGCCGAGGGCGACTCGCTACGCCGCGATTTTCTGGAGCGGCTGGAGCGGCTGGAGGGCTTTTTCGGCCAAGCCGCGGCCCGTTCGCCCCAGATCGTGGAAAACTATCGCCAGCGCCTGACCGAACGGATCGGCAAGCTCCTGGACGAAGGCCGGGCCGACCCTGAACGCCTGGCCCTGGAAGTGGCCATTATCGCCGACAAGTGCGATATCACCGAGGAGGCCGTGCGCGCCGCCAGCCATCTGGAGCAGTTCCGGGCCTTTTTGGAAGCAGGCGAGCCGGTGGGCCGCAAGCTGGACTTTTTGTTGCAGGAGCTCAACCGCGAGGCCAACACCATGGGCTCCAAAAGCCCCGACGCCCAGGCCAGCGCCATGGTGGTGGAAATGAAAGCCGAACTGGAACGCCTGCGCGAACAGGTGCAAAACATCGAATAG
- a CDS encoding DUF4416 family protein has product MAKAPEPATLVISLLAREEAPRLAAIRALAELCGPLERLSAPMAFGQTIYYEPEMGLGLDRRLAVFERPTPLHELARIKKQCMALEVSLAREGRRAVNIDPGLLTADGLILATHKYQGHRLPLGLDLYCELTLFFQRGRYRALAWTYSDYAGDEMTRLLALIRERHLWRLKRRAAADSGEDQ; this is encoded by the coding sequence ATGGCCAAAGCGCCCGAACCGGCCACGCTGGTGATCAGCCTGTTGGCCCGCGAGGAGGCGCCTCGCCTGGCGGCGATACGGGCCTTGGCCGAGCTTTGCGGCCCGCTGGAGCGCCTGAGCGCGCCGATGGCCTTTGGCCAGACAATCTATTACGAACCTGAAATGGGCCTGGGCCTGGATCGCCGCTTGGCCGTGTTTGAGCGGCCGACGCCCCTGCACGAACTGGCCCGGATCAAAAAACAGTGCATGGCCCTGGAGGTGAGCCTGGCCCGGGAGGGCCGCCGCGCGGTCAACATCGATCCCGGCCTGCTCACCGCCGATGGGTTGATCCTGGCCACGCACAAATATCAGGGCCATCGCCTGCCTTTGGGCCTGGATTTATACTGCGAACTGACGCTGTTTTTCCAGCGCGGCCGCTATCGAGCGTTGGCCTGGACCTACAGCGATTACGCCGGCGACGAAATGACGCGGCTGCTGGCGCTGATCCGGGAGCGTCACCTCTGGCGCCTGAAACGTCGGGCCGCCGCCGATAGTGGAGAAGACCAGTGA
- a CDS encoding UDP-glucose dehydrogenase family protein, which produces MNICVVGVGYVGLVTGTCFAEFGLNVTCVDNDPKKIDMLLGGKVPIFEPGLEELVAKNTREGRLHFTTELDKGVANALVVFIAVGTPQGDDGAADLHYVWDVAQAIGQNMQDYKVVVTKSTVPVGTGKKVAEIIQRSQKRPIPFDVVSNPEFLREGSAIEDFMRPNRVVVGAASEQAKAIMKDLYAPLYLIETPFVITDVETAEMIKYASNAFLATKISFINEMANICELVGADVQVVAKGMGLDRRIGPKFLHAGPGYGGSCFPKDTEAIAHLAKENDYRFQIVEAVMEVNRRQRLVMADKVIKALGGQVAGKVIACLGLTFKPNTDDMREAPSLVILPTLMEMGATIRAYDPAGMEAAAPMLPGVEMRKNSYDAVEGADAMILMTEWNQFRNLDLARIKGLMRQPVICDLRNVYQPERLREAGFTYFSVGRR; this is translated from the coding sequence ATGAACATTTGTGTTGTGGGGGTTGGCTATGTCGGTCTGGTGACCGGCACCTGCTTCGCCGAGTTCGGCCTCAACGTCACCTGCGTGGACAACGACCCCAAAAAAATCGACATGCTGCTGGGCGGCAAGGTGCCCATCTTCGAACCGGGGCTCGAGGAATTGGTGGCCAAGAACACCCGCGAGGGCCGCCTGCATTTCACCACCGAACTGGACAAGGGCGTGGCCAACGCCTTGGTGGTCTTCATCGCCGTGGGCACGCCCCAGGGCGATGATGGCGCGGCCGACCTGCATTACGTCTGGGACGTGGCCCAGGCCATCGGCCAGAACATGCAAGATTACAAAGTGGTGGTGACCAAATCCACCGTGCCGGTGGGCACGGGCAAGAAAGTCGCCGAGATCATCCAGCGGAGCCAGAAACGGCCCATCCCCTTCGACGTGGTCTCCAACCCCGAGTTCCTGCGCGAGGGCTCGGCCATCGAGGACTTCATGCGGCCCAACCGCGTGGTGGTGGGCGCGGCCAGCGAACAGGCCAAGGCCATCATGAAAGACCTCTACGCCCCGCTGTACCTGATCGAAACGCCGTTTGTGATCACCGACGTGGAAACCGCCGAGATGATCAAGTACGCCTCCAACGCCTTTTTGGCCACCAAGATCAGCTTCATCAACGAGATGGCCAACATCTGCGAGTTGGTCGGCGCGGACGTGCAGGTGGTGGCCAAGGGCATGGGCCTGGACCGGCGCATCGGCCCCAAGTTTCTGCACGCCGGCCCCGGCTACGGCGGCTCGTGCTTTCCCAAGGACACCGAGGCCATCGCTCATCTGGCCAAGGAAAATGACTACCGCTTCCAGATCGTCGAGGCGGTTATGGAGGTCAACCGCCGCCAGCGCCTGGTGATGGCCGACAAGGTAATCAAGGCCCTGGGCGGCCAGGTGGCCGGCAAGGTCATCGCCTGCCTGGGCCTGACCTTCAAGCCCAACACCGACGACATGCGCGAGGCCCCCAGCCTGGTCATTCTGCCCACCCTGATGGAAATGGGCGCGACCATCCGAGCCTATGACCCGGCCGGCATGGAGGCCGCCGCGCCGATGCTGCCGGGCGTGGAGATGCGCAAAAACTCCTACGACGCCGTCGAGGGCGCCGACGCCATGATCCTTATGACCGAGTGGAACCAGTTTCGCAACCTGGACTTGGCGCGGATCAAGGGCCTGATGCGCCAGCCCGTGATCTGCGATCTGCGCAACGTCTATCAGCCAGAACGCCTGCGCGAGGCCGGCTTCACCTATTTCAGCGTGGGGCGGCGCTAG
- a CDS encoding O-antigen ligase family protein has protein sequence MNISSPIFSDRERLSETLFRLCRVSLLTLIIILPMEAITAAREVAMAGFAFLLAASYAARGDWTFRKSALFLPLAFYAFCAVFSLVSAVDFGYSLSEVRSEIIKPLIIFYAALHFVHDEGLLRQALAAVVAGAAIMTFMGVALFFVDGGSLLHHDLRAGSLHNGYGTFSTYLVTIWPYLLISPLVFTERRQRRLIAAVAVCAVLAAYLSYSRACWLSMLVELVLMVIVFSRQRLRIAAVGLLVLALLAASLLLLPGSRHGEDWRALDRIVSDPEEVGGTAGDLVTVWRHTIAQIARRPLEGVGLGRNSFSKAFPEFRDSNQPLLWHAHNMFLDAAVQMGLQGLLALLWLLGLAFWSCWPKAPPAAGRVGDLFKAATAVMIAGFALRNMSDDFFADDSALMVYLLIGLAMGAIEAGRRAKQ, from the coding sequence ATGAACATCAGTTCGCCGATATTCAGCGACCGCGAGCGCCTGTCCGAGACGCTATTTCGCCTCTGCCGGGTGAGCCTGCTGACGCTGATCATCATTTTGCCCATGGAGGCCATCACCGCCGCCAGGGAGGTGGCCATGGCCGGCTTCGCCTTTTTGTTGGCCGCCTCCTACGCCGCCCGTGGCGATTGGACCTTTCGCAAGAGCGCGCTTTTTCTGCCGTTGGCCTTTTACGCCTTTTGCGCGGTGTTCAGCCTGGTCTCGGCGGTGGATTTCGGCTATTCGCTCAGCGAAGTGCGCTCGGAGATCATCAAGCCGCTGATCATCTTTTACGCGGCGCTGCATTTTGTTCACGACGAAGGGCTCCTGCGCCAGGCCTTGGCGGCCGTCGTGGCCGGCGCGGCCATCATGACTTTCATGGGCGTGGCGTTGTTTTTCGTCGACGGCGGCAGCTTGCTGCATCACGATCTGCGGGCCGGCTCCTTGCACAACGGCTATGGCACCTTCAGCACCTATCTGGTGACGATCTGGCCGTACCTGTTGATTTCGCCGCTGGTGTTCACCGAGCGGCGGCAGCGGAGGCTGATCGCGGCGGTGGCGGTGTGCGCGGTTCTGGCGGCTTATCTTTCTTATAGCCGGGCCTGCTGGCTGAGCATGCTGGTGGAGCTGGTTTTGATGGTGATAGTCTTCAGCCGGCAACGGCTGCGCATCGCGGCGGTGGGCCTGCTGGTGCTGGCGCTGCTGGCGGCGTCGCTGCTGCTGCTGCCCGGCTCGCGTCACGGCGAGGACTGGCGGGCCCTGGATCGCATCGTCAGCGACCCAGAAGAAGTCGGCGGAACGGCCGGCGATCTGGTCACGGTCTGGCGCCACACCATCGCACAGATAGCCCGACGCCCCCTGGAGGGCGTCGGCCTGGGCCGCAACAGCTTTTCCAAGGCCTTCCCCGAGTTCCGTGACAGCAACCAGCCGCTTTTGTGGCACGCCCACAATATGTTTTTGGATGCGGCCGTGCAGATGGGCCTGCAAGGCCTGCTGGCGCTGTTGTGGTTGCTGGGCCTGGCCTTTTGGTCGTGCTGGCCCAAAGCGCCGCCGGCCGCTGGCCGGGTGGGCGATTTGTTCAAGGCGGCCACGGCGGTGATGATCGCCGGCTTTGCCCTGCGCAACATGAGCGACGACTTTTTTGCCGACGATTCGGCCCTGATGGTGTACTTGTTGATCGGCTTGGCCATGGGCGCCATCGAGGCCGGCCGGCGAGCGAAACAATAG
- the rfaE1 gene encoding D-glycero-beta-D-manno-heptose-7-phosphate kinase, which produces MKFQFDIDRMKYAVERFATARILVLGDVMLDQFIWGRVTRISPEAPVPVVEVDQETHMLGGAANVVHNLAALGCRTLLCGLVGDDAAGRQVLDLLDDLDVPCEGVIVSDQRPTTKKTRVVAHSQQVVRVDREHRLPARDAEVEALRAYLKAELPDCDAVIVSDYAKGVISGPLLEPLMKMASKGQKIVTVDPKVSNMALYAGATVITPNHHEALAAARVSTDEPSAVIKAGRRLLMELDARHVLVTQSERGMTLFSHGAEAHIPTMAKKVYDVTGAGDTVISTLTLGLVAGLTPIDAAAMANFAAGVVVGEVGTSAVTAGRLARALDENAHVLAQCAQCNNTRE; this is translated from the coding sequence ATGAAGTTTCAGTTTGACATCGATCGGATGAAATACGCCGTGGAGCGATTCGCCACGGCGCGCATATTGGTTTTGGGCGATGTGATGCTGGACCAGTTCATCTGGGGCCGGGTCACGCGCATTTCGCCGGAGGCCCCGGTGCCGGTGGTGGAGGTCGACCAAGAGACCCACATGCTGGGCGGGGCGGCCAACGTGGTGCACAACCTGGCGGCCCTGGGTTGCCGCACGCTTTTGTGCGGCCTGGTGGGCGACGACGCGGCCGGTCGCCAGGTCCTCGATTTGCTCGACGACCTGGACGTGCCATGCGAAGGCGTCATTGTCAGCGACCAGCGGCCCACCACCAAAAAAACCCGCGTGGTCGCCCACAGCCAGCAGGTGGTGCGCGTCGACCGCGAACATCGCCTGCCCGCCCGCGACGCCGAGGTCGAGGCGCTTCGAGCCTATCTGAAGGCCGAACTGCCCGATTGCGACGCGGTCATCGTCAGCGACTACGCCAAGGGCGTCATCAGCGGGCCGTTGCTGGAGCCGCTGATGAAGATGGCCAGCAAGGGCCAGAAGATCGTCACCGTCGATCCCAAAGTGAGCAACATGGCCCTCTACGCCGGGGCCACGGTGATCACCCCCAACCACCACGAGGCCCTGGCCGCCGCCCGCGTCTCCACCGACGAACCCAGCGCGGTGATCAAGGCCGGCCGCCGGTTGCTGATGGAGCTCGACGCCCGCCACGTGCTGGTCACCCAGAGCGAGCGGGGCATGACGCTGTTTTCCCACGGAGCCGAGGCCCACATCCCCACCATGGCCAAGAAGGTCTATGACGTCACCGGCGCCGGCGACACCGTCATCAGCACCCTGACCCTGGGCCTGGTGGCGGGGCTGACGCCCATCGACGCGGCGGCCATGGCCAACTTCGCCGCCGGCGTGGTGGTGGGCGAGGTGGGCACATCGGCGGTCACCGCCGGCCGCCTGGCCCGGGCCCTGGATGAAAACGCCCACGTGCTGGCCCAATGCGCCCAGTGCAACAACACCCGCGAATAG
- a CDS encoding glycosyltransferase family 9 protein, translating to MSFLSRLCNVFVLRRWGDDPGPYDPAQVAKILVVRNDNIGDVICTTPMLDALRRAFPRARIAAVVCTLTEEAISGHRALDKLWTYPKAKHGQYGKLRSLGLLWRMLGRIRRERYDLVLAPRSLFSSSQAWLAYASGGRWRFGPEAKDKKKRWGFFYNRPVAWPPKGIHEVMRCFDLLGHIGVDNPEKKLFLDVPEQAQATVAEFLRQHGLDRRPGPLVINVTRWQYSAFRRWPEERYRRLVEILLERPEGLVITHAPADGPWVAQLMGGLLDRAPVFWSPRLKEFAAIIKAASVFVTVEGGPMHIAAAVGAPQVVIWSKRTPLDVWFPWNAPFLPLKAEGTVEEIQVEQVVAGVEELLQTSQVVR from the coding sequence TTGTCGTTTCTTTCCAGATTGTGCAACGTGTTCGTGCTGCGGCGTTGGGGCGACGACCCCGGGCCATACGACCCGGCCCAGGTCGCCAAGATTCTGGTGGTGCGCAACGACAACATCGGCGACGTGATCTGCACCACGCCCATGCTCGACGCCCTGCGCCGGGCCTTTCCCCGGGCGCGCATCGCCGCGGTGGTCTGCACCCTGACCGAGGAGGCCATCAGCGGCCACCGCGCCCTGGATAAGCTGTGGACCTATCCCAAGGCCAAGCACGGCCAATACGGCAAGCTGCGTTCGCTGGGCCTGCTGTGGCGCATGTTGGGCCGCATCCGCCGCGAAAGGTACGACCTGGTGTTGGCGCCGCGTTCGTTGTTTTCTTCGTCGCAGGCCTGGCTGGCCTACGCCAGTGGCGGACGCTGGCGCTTTGGCCCCGAGGCCAAGGACAAGAAAAAGCGCTGGGGCTTTTTTTATAACCGGCCCGTGGCTTGGCCGCCCAAAGGCATTCACGAGGTGATGCGCTGTTTTGACCTGTTGGGCCACATCGGCGTGGACAACCCCGAAAAAAAGCTTTTTCTGGACGTGCCGGAGCAAGCCCAGGCCACGGTGGCGGAGTTTTTGCGTCAACACGGCCTTGATCGCCGGCCGGGGCCGTTGGTGATCAACGTCACGCGCTGGCAATACAGCGCCTTTCGCCGTTGGCCCGAGGAGCGCTATCGCCGGCTGGTGGAGATTTTGCTGGAGCGGCCCGAGGGCTTGGTGATCACCCACGCCCCGGCCGATGGCCCCTGGGTCGCCCAACTCATGGGCGGGCTTTTGGACCGCGCGCCGGTGTTTTGGTCGCCCCGGTTGAAGGAATTTGCTGCTATTATCAAGGCGGCTTCGGTCTTTGTCACCGTGGAGGGCGGGCCGATGCACATCGCCGCGGCCGTGGGCGCGCCCCAGGTGGTCATCTGGAGCAAGCGCACGCCCCTGGATGTCTGGTTCCCGTGGAACGCGCCGTTTCTGCCCCTGAAGGCCGAGGGCACGGTGGAGGAGATCCAGGTGGAGCAAGTGGTTGCCGGCGTGGAAGAATTGTTGCAAACCAGCCAGGTGGTTCGATGA
- a CDS encoding glycosyltransferase family 4 protein: MKWALYNLTSTTQSGGVETGVWRLARAFAEMGQDVVVIGGASQRPLPAAAQGLEVKTFAFRDRQRFPDLGSRARKLLERLSLAHNAFEELRHGGYDRLVVFKTYDVGPALWAARGGAAKVGYLSGGTEYYPGYAWLGRRLDYLASVSQHNAQQMARATGLRPAVNYLGVDGDCFRPTAPDEALARLAGLTAGDEVIVTAVRLVALKGVQRAMQAVALLAGRRPRLKLLVAGEGPYLPDLQRQVDELGLVGRVCFVGYLPQERLAGFYALGRLAAFPSLGEEALGLSAGEALACGLPVVASDLGGLPEVVGEGGILVKPRDVEGLARAFERLLDDVDLARAMARRGGERIGRLFTWRACAQRMIDGFATGVGSAARRGE; encoded by the coding sequence GTGAAATGGGCTCTTTACAACCTGACCAGCACCACCCAGAGCGGCGGGGTGGAGACCGGCGTCTGGCGTCTGGCCCGAGCCTTTGCCGAAATGGGCCAGGATGTCGTGGTCATCGGCGGGGCCAGCCAGCGGCCGTTGCCGGCGGCGGCCCAAGGGCTGGAGGTCAAGACGTTCGCCTTTCGCGACCGTCAGCGCTTCCCCGACCTGGGCAGCCGGGCCCGCAAGCTGCTGGAGCGGCTGAGTCTGGCCCATAACGCCTTTGAAGAACTGCGCCACGGCGGCTACGATCGCCTGGTCGTCTTCAAGACCTACGACGTGGGCCCGGCCCTGTGGGCGGCGCGGGGCGGCGCGGCCAAGGTCGGCTACCTCAGCGGCGGCACGGAATATTATCCCGGCTATGCCTGGCTGGGCCGTCGACTGGACTATCTGGCCTCGGTCAGCCAACACAACGCCCAGCAGATGGCGCGGGCCACGGGCCTGCGGCCGGCGGTCAATTATTTGGGCGTGGATGGCGATTGCTTCCGGCCGACCGCGCCCGACGAGGCGTTGGCCCGCTTGGCCGGGCTGACCGCCGGCGACGAGGTCATCGTCACGGCCGTGCGTCTGGTGGCCCTCAAGGGCGTGCAGCGGGCCATGCAGGCCGTGGCCCTGCTGGCTGGCCGCCGGCCAAGACTTAAGCTGCTGGTGGCCGGCGAAGGGCCCTATCTGCCCGATTTGCAACGCCAGGTCGACGAGCTTGGCCTGGTGGGCCGGGTGTGTTTCGTGGGCTATCTGCCCCAGGAACGCCTGGCCGGTTTTTACGCCCTGGGCCGCTTGGCGGCGTTTCCCAGCCTGGGCGAGGAGGCTCTGGGGCTTTCGGCCGGCGAGGCTTTGGCCTGCGGGCTGCCGGTGGTGGCCAGCGATCTGGGCGGCCTGCCCGAGGTCGTTGGCGAGGGCGGGATTCTGGTCAAACCACGCGATGTGGAAGGCCTGGCCAGGGCCTTCGAGAGGTTGCTGGACGATGTGGACCTGGCCCGCGCCATGGCCCGGCGGGGCGGCGAGCGCATCGGCCGGCTGTTCACCTGGCGGGCCTGCGCCCAGCGCATGATCGATGGTTTCGCCACGGGCGTTGGTTCGGCCGCCCGGCGAGGAGAATGA
- a CDS encoding glycosyltransferase translates to MRLAYLYPEHLGRVQARVLQMAATLRAMAGLGARVHLLVGAFRGLDRRVADLGLGPGSGVTIEPVAMLQKGPGSSAPFSWHGVYHQAALARLRRLTKAGGLDGLMVRHLKLADFLLARRAAHGLPLLYEAHEIFAQTAAEEGLGGAKLARLAALERRVLAEADRVVAISRPLAQALEAEGLARGPLAVAPSGVDESFFAVGQDGRDGALVAYAGGLGRWKGVDLLLKAAMLTPSIRLEILGGDEGGADWRGLAALANDPALAGRVTMRPRAGQEAVRELLSRAGVAVWPGAAGQRIAAEFTSPLKLFEYLAAGCAVIAPDTPAARAVVTHGRQALLFKPDDPAALAAALERLAADQTLAGELGRAGRELARSYAWPARAAVVLAELEDIAR, encoded by the coding sequence TTGCGTCTGGCCTACCTTTATCCCGAGCACCTTGGTCGCGTTCAGGCCAGGGTCTTGCAGATGGCGGCCACGCTGCGGGCCATGGCCGGGCTGGGCGCGCGGGTTCATCTGCTGGTGGGCGCGTTTCGGGGGCTGGACCGGCGGGTGGCCGATCTGGGCTTGGGGCCGGGGTCGGGGGTGACCATCGAGCCGGTGGCCATGCTGCAAAAGGGCCCCGGTTCGAGCGCGCCGTTTTCGTGGCACGGGGTTTATCACCAGGCGGCCCTGGCCCGGTTGCGGCGTTTGACCAAAGCCGGCGGGTTGGACGGGCTGATGGTCCGGCACCTGAAGCTGGCCGATTTTCTGTTGGCTCGGCGCGCCGCCCATGGCCTGCCATTGCTCTACGAGGCCCACGAGATCTTCGCCCAGACCGCCGCCGAGGAGGGGCTGGGCGGGGCCAAGTTGGCCCGGTTGGCGGCCTTGGAGCGCCGTGTGTTGGCCGAGGCCGATCGAGTGGTGGCCATCAGCCGGCCGCTGGCCCAGGCCCTGGAGGCCGAGGGCCTGGCGCGTGGGCCGCTGGCCGTGGCCCCGTCGGGGGTGGATGAAAGCTTTTTCGCCGTGGGCCAAGATGGCCGCGACGGGGCGCTAGTGGCCTACGCCGGCGGGCTTGGGCGGTGGAAGGGCGTGGATTTGCTGCTGAAAGCGGCCATGCTGACCCCGTCGATCCGCCTGGAGATCCTGGGCGGCGACGAAGGCGGCGCGGATTGGCGCGGGCTGGCGGCCTTGGCCAATGACCCGGCCCTGGCCGGCCGGGTGACGATGCGGCCCCGCGCCGGCCAAGAGGCCGTGCGCGAGCTTTTGAGCCGGGCCGGCGTGGCCGTCTGGCCCGGCGCGGCCGGTCAGCGCATCGCCGCCGAGTTCACCAGCCCGCTGAAGCTCTTCGAGTATCTGGCGGCCGGCTGCGCGGTGATCGCCCCGGACACGCCGGCGGCCCGGGCGGTGGTGACGCACGGCCGTCAGGCCTTGCTTTTCAAGCCCGACGATCCGGCGGCTCTGGCCGCGGCCCTGGAGCGCCTGGCCGCCGATCAGACCCTGGCTGGCGAATTGGGCCGGGCCGGTCGGGAACTGGCCCGATCCTACGCCTGGCCGGCCAGGGCGGCGGTGGTCCTGGCCGAGTTGGAGGATATCGCCCGGTGA
- a CDS encoding glycosyltransferase family 9 protein codes for MNRPAALAVCTTAIGDTLLSIPALDSLGKVYDLDVLVHQHRLPLLLNQPNIRQLFSYRNNPFFRLSLAWRMRDQHYESIVVMHANDDIWRLLPKLSYDAAYNIQGWRSEALRTTAIDLPPTMHVVDKRLLMAKEAGGAPTNQTAPRIYLSEAEVAEAEKWLVDNGLGSSQKRVAIVPGAANLFKRWPARRFGLVARELLLRGVGIYCVGTGSEKELFQEIDAVARTHLPCLLDVPLRRLAAGISRADILLTNDTGPLHLGQAVGTPVLGLFGPTDPATIGPRGAMHRVLKVERTCDPCTTKRCKDPKCMRELKVEQVMELMNEMLAKSEV; via the coding sequence GTGAACAGACCAGCGGCCTTGGCCGTGTGCACCACGGCCATCGGCGACACGCTTCTTAGCATTCCGGCCCTGGATTCACTGGGCAAGGTCTACGACCTGGACGTGCTGGTGCATCAGCATCGTCTGCCGCTATTGCTGAATCAGCCCAACATCAGGCAGTTGTTTTCCTATCGCAACAATCCGTTTTTTCGGCTTTCGCTGGCCTGGCGCATGCGCGATCAGCACTACGAAAGCATCGTGGTCATGCACGCCAACGACGACATCTGGCGGTTGTTGCCCAAGCTGAGCTACGATGCGGCCTACAATATCCAGGGCTGGCGCAGCGAGGCGCTACGCACCACGGCCATCGACCTGCCGCCGACCATGCACGTGGTGGACAAGCGTCTGCTCATGGCCAAGGAGGCCGGCGGCGCGCCCACCAACCAGACCGCGCCGCGCATCTACCTAAGCGAGGCCGAGGTGGCCGAGGCCGAAAAATGGCTGGTCGACAACGGCCTGGGTTCCAGCCAAAAACGGGTGGCCATCGTGCCGGGGGCGGCCAACTTGTTCAAGCGCTGGCCGGCCCGGCGTTTCGGCTTGGTGGCCCGCGAGCTGTTGTTGCGCGGGGTGGGCATCTATTGCGTGGGCACGGGCTCGGAAAAAGAGCTTTTTCAAGAGATCGACGCCGTGGCCCGCACCCATTTGCCCTGCCTGCTGGACGTGCCGTTACGCCGGCTGGCGGCCGGCATCTCGCGGGCCGACATCCTTCTGACCAACGACACCGGTCCCCTGCACCTGGGTCAGGCCGTGGGCACGCCGGTGCTGGGGTTGTTCGGCCCCACCGATCCCGCGACCATCGGGCCACGGGGGGCCATGCACCGGGTGCTCAAGGTCGAGCGCACTTGCGACCCCTGCACCACCAAACGCTGCAAAGACCCAAAATGCATGCGCGAACTGAAGGTGGAGCAGGTCATGGAACTGATGAACGAGATGCTGGCCAAATCCGAGGTCTGA
- a CDS encoding glycosyltransferase family 4 protein: MRVGLIRQKYDSAGGAEKTLLLLAEGLLARGHEVHVVAVDWQGPRPDGLKLHLVELEHHSGRAAMLEWALTARARMIQTGVETFLSLERVPGSPVVRAGDGCHAAWLARRGRFCSALKRASFRFNPKHRAFLELERRTFASAALELVIANSRMVADELGQYCGVAKSKITVIYNGVDEARLAAARLAATRDRARDELALTRPTLLFLGSGFQRKGLAFAIEALALLPEAELLVVGKDRVGAFKRQAGRLGLERRVRFMGQRKDVDMLLAGADAMVLPTIYDPCANACLEALWAGLPVVTTTANGAAELIDPGLGGGIVQRPDDARALAEACRRALGLERGFAARVPSQDQWLSQTIAALEGRAERILP; encoded by the coding sequence ATGCGCGTCGGCCTGATCCGCCAGAAATACGACAGCGCCGGTGGGGCCGAAAAGACCTTGCTGCTGCTGGCCGAGGGCCTGCTGGCCAGGGGCCACGAGGTCCACGTGGTGGCGGTCGACTGGCAGGGGCCACGGCCCGATGGCCTGAAGCTGCATCTGGTGGAGTTGGAGCATCACTCGGGCCGGGCGGCCATGCTGGAGTGGGCCTTGACGGCCCGCGCGCGGATGATCCAGACCGGGGTGGAAACGTTCTTGAGCCTGGAGCGCGTGCCGGGCAGCCCCGTGGTCCGCGCCGGCGACGGCTGTCACGCCGCCTGGCTGGCCCGACGCGGCCGTTTTTGTTCGGCCCTCAAGCGCGCCTCTTTTCGCTTCAACCCCAAGCACCGCGCCTTTCTGGAGCTGGAGCGGCGCACCTTCGCCTCGGCGGCGCTGGAACTGGTCATCGCCAACAGCCGGATGGTCGCCGACGAGCTGGGGCAATATTGTGGTGTGGCCAAATCCAAAATAACCGTTATATACAACGGGGTGGATGAGGCCCGTTTGGCCGCGGCGCGGCTGGCCGCCACCCGCGACCGCGCGCGGGATGAACTGGCCCTGACGCGACCGACGCTGTTGTTTCTGGGCTCGGGCTTTCAGCGCAAGGGCCTGGCCTTTGCCATCGAGGCCCTGGCCCTGCTGCCCGAGGCCGAACTGCTGGTGGTGGGCAAGGATCGCGTGGGCGCGTTCAAGCGCCAGGCCGGCCGCCTGGGCCTGGAGCGCAGGGTGCGTTTCATGGGCCAGCGCAAGGATGTCGACATGCTGCTGGCCGGGGCCGACGCCATGGTTTTGCCCACGATTTACGACCCTTGCGCCAACGCTTGCCTGGAGGCCCTCTGGGCTGGCCTGCCGGTGGTGACCACCACGGCCAACGGCGCGGCCGAGTTGATCGACCCGGGCCTTGGCGGCGGGATCGTCCAACGGCCCGACGACGCCCGCGCCCTGGCCGAAGCCTGCCGCCGGGCTTTGGGCCTGGAGCGCGGCTTCGCGGCCAGGGTGCCCAGCCAGGACCAATGGCTCAGCCAGACCATCGCCGCCTTGGAAGGCCGCGCGGAAAGGATTCTGCCGTGA